The region TCGCCGGCCTCTGTCAAGATCACACGTCGCGGCGTCCGCGTAAACAACTGCAAACCAAGCTCTTCCTCAAGCTGCCTGATCTGCATTGAGATCGCTGCCTGAGTTACATTTACGAGCTTTGCGCCGGCCGTAAACGTCTTGGTCTCGGCGATCGCAAGAAATGCTTTGAGTTGTTTGATCTCCATTTAAAATTTATGCGGTCCTGGTCAATTTTCCGAGCACGGTCTTTTCCGATTCGGAAAGTTCAAAATTTGATTGTGCATATACGCCGCTGAGCTTTGCCAGTTCCACCGCTCGACTGCTTTCGTCGCGAATGTTGCAGACTTGATCAAGGCTTTGGTGCGACACTTCCCGTGCCTTTACCGTCTCACCCTGCCCGACAAGACGCACTGCGATCTCGTTCAGAACTGTCGAGCGCGATGCAAGCTGCGGAACAGTCTCGACGAGAGCCGCAGCTTCATTTAGAAGTGATAAGGATGCTTCTTTTTCACCTAATTTCTGCTTTGCGTCGGACAATGCAACCAAAGCGAGCAAACGGTCGGAGTCTTCCGAGATAAGGTTTACCGTTTGCCGTGCACGTTCGTCATCCTTTCGCAATGCAAACATTTGGGCGATCTGTGAAAGAGCGGCCATTCGCTCATCAGGATCTTGATTTTCGAGAGCTATTTCGATGCCCCGTTCAGTCTTGCCAAAACCTGCGAACTGAACCCCTATAGACGCAAGTAATCCGTTTCGCGCCCGACTGTCGCGAGTCTCTGCTTCACGCTGTGAATTCAAGATAGCGTAAGCCTCGTCAAGCGTTTCAATGGCATCACTTTTTTCGTCCTTGCTCCATTGATCACGAGCAAAACCGAGCAAAGCCGATGCCATCTGCGTTTTATCGGTAACAAGATCTAGTGTGCTGTCTGCGAGTTCGCTGCTGCCAGCAAACAGAAAACCAAGAGCGCAATTCACGAGAAAAAAGTCTCGGTGAATGTTGTCAAGCACCTCGGCGGACGAGCGTGCCATTTCAAAGGTCTCGATAGCTTTGCCATTGAGCTTTGCTTCAATGAACAAATTTCCAATGTCACAAAGCGTTCTGATCTTCTCTTCATCGTGCTCTATCTGATTAGCCGCCGAGAGGGCTTGTTCAAGAGAGTTCAGGGCTTTTTCGTTTTCTTTTGTTTCGATCTGCTTCGCTGCGATTTGCTGCAAAGCAGTTGCTCTGGCAGTTGCAAATTCGATGCGGCCAAGCGTCGATCCCGATCCGGCGTCATCACCGATAGATGCCTGATGGACCGCAATGCCCGCGTAAATAAAATCGGGATGTGCCATCGTATCGGCGATATCAGATGCCTTTTCGACATTGCCCTTACCAGCCATGACCAGAGCAATACGCTCGAACGCTTGGGCCTGCATTCCGTGATCGTCGATCGCCTCGGTAAGCTGAAGTGCGTAATCGGCGTCATCGAGATCCGCGCATGTTTCGGCAATGGCGGTTAAAAGTCTGTCGCGAGAGAATGGGTCCTCAACTGCATTCGCCAGCTCAGCGGCGAGATCGACCTCGCCTTTTGCCAAATATCGCGGCACGATCGTATGCATCGCAGACGCATGGCCGTCACTGCTTTTTATGCGTTCCGCAAGAAACGCAGCACATGCAAGTAGGTCGCTCTCAGCTTGATCAAAAGAAATAAAATAATCTGACATATTTACACAAAAACCCGTCGTATCGACTCAGGCATCCAGTCGCGCAGGTCAGTTGCAACCGCCATCGCTCCGGCAGCTCTTAATTGCGCAGCAGATACAGTATTAGTCACGCCGAGCGCGGGCAGATCGGCGTTTCGGGCACCGACAATTCCCGGAGGTGAATCTTCGATAACCAGGCATTCGCCGTGCGTCATTGGCAAATGGCCTTGCGATGTGCGAACCGCATCGAGCTGTCTAAATCCAATACGAAAACACTCCGGATCAGGCTTGCATTTCGATACGTCGGCTGCACTTACGATCGTTGAAAAATGCTTGGCAAGACCGCTTTTATCCAGCACAAAATTGATCTCGTTCCAACCGGCCATACTGACGATGCCGAGGGCGAATTCTTGGGCCATCTTTTCAACAAAATCACCGATCCCTTCAAAAAGCGGGAGATCAGCATCGACTATCGTTTTCCATTTGGCTGATTTGGCTGCAACGATCTCTTCAACATCGACCTTCTCGATCGACTTCCCTGCCCGTTTGAAAGCTGCCTCAACAAAAGTCCGGTCGTCCATTCCTAAAGACGCCAAATAGTCTGCCTCAGTCAAGTCAATACTTTCTTCTTTGAGTACCTCTTGATAGGCCCGCATCTGAACAGGCTCATCGTTGATAATAACCCCGTTAAAGTCCATTAATATTGCTTTGATCATATGGTTAATTTATATATTTTTCGTCAAACATATTCCCGCGTCCAAGTATTCCGTTGGGATCCAATGCCCGCTTAACTTCGGCCATCTCATTTAAATACCGCTCACCCATCATTGCCGCGAGATATTTTAGCTTAAGTTTACCGATGCCATGCTCAGCCGAAACCGTTCCTCCAAGCATGATAGCCTGAGCGATGCAGCGGCTGTAAATGTGCCGAGCCTTCTCCGCTTCTTCGGCGTTTTTAGGCAGCATGTTCGCATGAAGGTGACAATCGCCGATATGTCCAAAAATGACGTGATCGATCCCGCTGGCCTCAAGCGTCACTTTGTAATATCGCAAAAATGAACCGAAATTTGCATCCGGCACTGCCATGTCGGTTCCGACCTTTCGCTGCTTATACTTTGAAATACGTTCATTGACCGCAACCGGCAGGGCGTGACGAAATGCACGCATCTTTTCACGATCCTGCTCGTTTGTCGTAAACCATGAACGCTCAAGATCGGCATTGTGCTTTTCGAGCAACGCATTCCAAGCTTCAAGAAGCAAATCTTCCGTTTCGGCAGTTGTTTCCTGCTCAAAGAAGATTGCCCCTGCCATTTCACCTGGCGTTTCGGGAAAGTTTTCCGAAATGAAGTTGAGAGCGTGGGCGTCAAAATATTCGATCAATGCCGCATCGATACTATTTGAGATTTCAGATCTCCGATTTGAGATTGATGAGGTTTTAGCCGATTCCACAAATTTTAATAAATCGGCTTCCCGTTCAAAAAACACAATTCCGCTAAAAAAACCTTCCGGCTTTCGCAGCAGCGTCAATTCGATCTCAGTAATAACCCCAAGCGTGCCTTCGCTGCCGACAAACAGATCGACGGCGTCGAGCGGCGACTCGTTGAAATAACCGCTGACATTTTTACGCACGTTGGGCCGCTCGTATGTTGGGGCCTTGACGCGAATCTCACCAATCTTTGTTGTCAAAGCTATCCAGCCATTGTCATCAGCCGTAAACTCACCGCGTCGCAATTCCAAAATTTGGCCATCAGCAAGGACGACTTTTAATCGCTTGACATAATTTCGCGTTGCACCGTATTTGAAACTCCTCGCTCCCGAAGCGTTCGTCGCAACCGTACCGCCGATCTGGCAACTCCATTCGGTTGGATCCGGCGGATAAAACAACCCTTCAGCATCAACCTCCTTTTGCAGATCGGCCAAAATCACACCACTTCCAACTGTAGCTGAACGCAGATCTTCGTTGATCTCGATCTTGTTTAGCTTTTCAAGCGAAACAACATACCCCCCAAACGGGATCGCACCTCCAACCGTTCCGGTCCTCGCGCCGGAGATCGTGACCGGTGTCTTGCTCTCATTTGCCTCACGAATGATCTGTGCGATCTCCTCGGCCGATTCGGGAATAAACAGCTTCACGGCGTAACCGCCCTGCATATTGCTGGCGTCGGTGAGGTAGTTTTGCAGATCGTCCATCTGCGTTTTAACTTGCATACAACAACAATTTATCTTAATACTGATGGAAACGCGAATGTGTATTACCTGCACTTTTCAGCCGCGAAAACAACACGACTGCACGGTTCCATTTTGCCAATCAACACTGGAACAAATCCTACTTTTTCCTACCCCGGTATGAAACCTTCACACTTCTTCCCACCATGAAACACCCGGAAAACGTGTAATATATTGAGTCCGTTGGATTTATTTCATTTGTTCCGAATAGTCGCGAAATAAAAAAATTCGGAATCCAAAAGCCTTTTTCTATTCCGTCAGCGAACCGCCAGTTCCCTCTCACGCAAATACTTCAGCCGGTCGCGAATTTCGGCTGCCTGCTCGAATTTCATCTCTTTTGCGGCATTGCGCATGTCGGCTTCGAGTTGGGCAATGGTCTCTTTTAACTGTTTTGGCGAATATTCTTCGATTGAATCGATGTCGAGCGGGATCTTGAAGTAATCGGCCTCGTAAGCAGTGACCAAAGTCGCGTCGATCGATTTGATGATGGTGGTCGGCGTGATGCCGTGTTCTGTGTTGTATTCTTCCTGGATCTTGCGTCGGCGCTCTGTTTCGCTGATCGCGTATTCCATCGATTTGGTTATCTTATCGGCGTAAAGTATCGCCTTTCCATCAGAGTTTCTAGCCGCTCGGCCCATCGTCTGAATTAGCGAACTCTGCGAACGCAGAAACCCTTCCTTATCGGCATCAAGGATCGCAACCAGCGACACTTCCGGCAGATCGAGACCTTCGCGCAGCAGATTGATGCCGACCAGCACATCGTATTCGCCGCGACGCAGATCGCGTAGAATTTTAATGCGTTCGAGTGTCACGATATCGCTGTGCAGATATCTTACCTTTACTCCGACCTCGGCAAAATATTCGCTCAAATTTTCGGACATCCTTTTGGTTAGCGTTGTAACCAGTACACGCTCGTTACGCTCGGCACGCAGACGACATTCTTCGAGAAGATCATCAATCTGTCCTTTTACAGGCCGAACCTCGACGATCGGATCGAGCAAACCCGTAGGGCGAATGATCTGTTCTATTACTTCGCCTTCAGTCTTGGTCAATTCATACGGCCCCGGCGTGGCTGAAACGTATATCGTTTGACCGACGCGTTCCTCGAACTCCTGAAAATTCAGCGGCCGATTGTCCTTGGCAGACGGCAGCCGAAATCCGTATTCGACCAGAGTTCCCTTTCGCGACTGATCGCCCTTAAACATCGCTCCGAGCTGTGGAACAGTCTGGTGCGATTCGTCGATCACCATCAATGCATTGTCAGGCAAATAATCAAGCAAGGTCGGCGGCGGCTCGCCAGGCAGTTTACCGGTAAGATGCCGCGAGTAATTCTCGATGCCGCGACAAAACCCCATTTCCTTTATCATTTCGAGATCGTACATCGTCCGCTGATGCAGACGCTGAGCCTCGACGACCTTGCCTTCCTTTACGAGAAACTCCTCGTGTATTTCGAGTTCGGCACGGATCGTTTGGATCGCTCGCTTGATGACTGGCCTTGACATCACATAGTGAGTTTTTGGATAGATCGGAACACGAGATTCGTGCTTCTTTACAACCTCGCCAAGCAGCGGATCTATCGTATAAATAGCATCGATCTCATCGCCCCAAAACTCGATTCGATACGCCTGATCCTGATAGCTTGGATATAATTCGACAACGTCGCCGCGAACGCGAAAAACACCGCGTTCAAAATCGATATTCACGCGTTCGTACTGAAGTTCGACAAGCTTTTGCAAAAACTCTTCACGCTTGATCTTCATTCCGGGCTCGATAAAGATGAGCATCCCGAAATATGCATCAGGGTCGCCCAGACCGTAAATACACGACACCGACGCAACAACGATCACATCCCGCCGCTCAAAAAGCGCACGCGTTGCCGACAAACGCAAACGGTCTATTTCTTCGTTTACAGTTGCCTCTTTTTCTATGTAAAGATCAGCGGCAGGAACGTATGCTTCCGGTTGGTAGTAATCGTAATATGAAACAAAATACTCAACAGAGTTTTCGGGAAAGAAGGTTTTAAATTCCTGATAAAGCTGTGCGGCAAGCGTCTTGTTGTGAGCTAGAACTAGTGTGGGACGCTGCGTTTTCGCGATCACGTTGGCGATCGTAAACGTTTTGCCGCTGCCTGTGATGCCAAGCAGCACCTGATTCTTTACACCGTCGTTTAGACCCTCAACGATCTGTCTGATTGCTTCCGGCTGGTCGCCTTTCGGCGTATTTTCAGAAATGAGACGAAATTGCACTGTTCAATCATAAAACAAACCTTGCAATTTTACAAAATGCCGATGAGCAAGATCGGCCGCTTATTTTCTGATAAAAGCCGAGATCCTATTTCGAAGATCAGCGTATGTTTCGTTAAGAGCATCACCGCGAGCCGCATAGATGTCGGTTATCAAACGAGCATCAGAAGGGCGAAAAGCCCTGAGCATTATATCTCGGTTTCTAACGATACCTTTCGCATCGATCACGACCACTGCCCGCGTCAAATTTATCGGATACAGCCAATGCTTGCCATATATGCGCGTGACCGCCCTGTCCCCATCAGCGAGAAGCGGGATCGGCAAACTGCGACTGTGAGAGAAAGAATTGTGTTCCTCTGGTGTTGCCGGTGAAACTCCTACTATGACAGCTTTAGTATCTAAGTAATTCTGCCAATTATCACGAACTGAACACAACTGTCGTGTACAAACAAGCGTTTCGTTTTGAGGATAAAGCAAAAGAACCACGACGTTTCCGAGATGGTCCGAAAGCCGCCATTCACGCTTTTGTTCGTCCGGAAGAACAAAATCAGGCGCTGCGGCCCCAATCGCAATGCCCTCAAGGCTATTTCCGTTGTGAGTATTGATAATTGCCGACATTTATTGGGCTCAGTTTGCTCGTTACTTGTCGAAGATAGGATCAAACTGCACTCTTAGCGGTGACTTTGAGGCTCTTTATGACGTCGTTAGCCTTGTCTAACACCGTCTTAGAGCAAGAGCCGTCACGGATCAGATCATTGAGCCCGGTCAGCGATCTTTCGTCCTTGATAGCTTTTAACACATGAAGCAAAGCATATTTCACCCGTTCGTCTTTATGACTGCTGATCGCGTCGAATATCTCGTTGTATTCCCCCGCTCGAATCATAAGGGCAACCAGCGTAAAAGCCTCGTAGGCAACTTTTAGATCCTCATGAACAAGGCGCTCAAACGATTTTGAGGCAATTCCCGACTCAACCGCCGCTCGTACCGCCTGACGCATTCGGAATTCGTCTCTCGTTTCAATAATTCGCTTCCATGCACCTGACCTATCGAAATTCAAACGGAAAAGAGCTCGTGCCGCCGCCGCGCGCACTTCGCGTGTTGGGTCGGCGCAGCATAACAGGATCGCTTCGAAAACGGATTCATGGTCGAAGTCAGCTAGTACCGTGACGGCTTTCGCACGCAAACTGGCAGATAGATCGTAGAGTGCCATCTGCGACAAAGCGTCAACTGAATTCCATGTCCTGAATGCCGCGAGCACTTTTATTGAAACGTCGCGAACCGATTCATCGTCTTCGACGTCGGGATTGGTCTGTTCTATCGCATCTAGAAGAGCTTTTGCATTAGATATCTGAAGTGGCTCGAAAGATTTTGGCGGCATCAGGTCGCCGAATGAATTGATAGGAAGCTGGGCGTATTGCAGCATCCTCATCTTTTCCTGAAACGCCTTTGTTTCGGCAGGAGAATCCTTTACTCGCGGGCTCACCGTGGCAGATAGGGGAAAATTCGTTTCAGCTTTTTTTAATCCGAATGTTATGTTTTGCGTTTTTGGAGTTGACCTCTTCGTCTTCCTCAGCCATTCAAGCTCTTTGTCCGCATCGACATCTGTTGAATGATACTCGTTGCTGTAGTAATCATTGGAGGTATTGCCCGAAATGACTTCAGATCGCTCAATGCTTTGTTTACTTTGCTTCCAAAAATAATAGACGGTTCCTAATGCCCCAAGGACGATCAGGATAATTACATATGGCCAAATGCCTGCGGATGAATCTGCCGGCTGCGTATCAACCGGGAGTTTCGTTTGCGCGATAATATCCGTCACAAAGAATGCTACGGAGATGATCCCACCGGCGATGCGGCTACTTCTATTAGGATTGCGTTTCATCAGATCGATTTGCGGAACAATCCGTGTTCGATGAGTGGATGGTACTTCGCGGAAAGACTTGGAGTTGCTCTGGTTCATTCGGAACAACAAATACTATTATGCACTGTTTTGTCGGGCTTGTCATCACATTTATCAACATTGTTCATAAATATTTAACTCACTGACAAATCCAGAAAAATTCGAGAGAGCCAACCTTTACCAATCACGATCCGCGTAATAAAGTTGTCGTAAGGCTGGTTTTGCATATACCGATCATGACAGGAGTAAATACCATTTTTGAGTCCGAGATTCCGGGCCTTCACCTATTGCATCGCGGCAAAGTACGCGATGTCTATGAGATCGACGAAGACAGGCTATTGTTAGTCACTTCCGACCGTATTTCGGCTTTCGACTGCATACTGCCAACTCTTATTCCCCAAAAAGGGGTAGTTCTTACCCAGATCTCTGCTTTTTGGTTTGATCGACTGCAGTCGATCGTAAAAAATCACCTGATCTCAGCCAATTTTGACGAGATCACCGAAATCCCCGATGGACATGAAGAATTAAGAGGCCGCTCAACGCTTGCCCGGCGTACACAGGTATTTCCGGTAGAATGTGTCGTTCGAGGTTTTCTGGAAGGCTCCGCGTGGAAGGATTACCTTGCGACGGGCTCGGTTTGCGGGCATGAACTTCCACCCGGCCTACAGCAATGCGAAATGCTGCCCGAACCGATCTTCACGCCCGCGACCAAGGCCGCGACCGGTCACGATGAGAACATCGATTTCAACTTTTTTTGTGACATTGTCGGACCGGAAACAGGGCGTCGGCTGCGCGATCTGTCTCTTGAGATCTATACCGCTGCCTCAATGTTTGCATCACAAACAGGAATCATTATTGCGGATACAAAATTCGAGTTTGGCCGCGACCGCGATGGCAATGTCATGCTTATCGATGAGGTTTTGACGCCGGATTCTTCACGTTTTTGGGCGGCTAAAACATACGAACCGGGCCACGCCCAACCCTCGTTCGACAAACAGTTCGTTCGAGAATATCTTGAAACATTGGATTGGGACAAAACGCCGCCTGCACCGCATCTGCCAAACGAAGTCGTCGCAGCGACTTCACAGAGATACCTGCAAGCATACAAACTGTTAACCGGCCATGATCTGACAGAGATTTGATTACCCGTCAGGCAACTATCTGGTAAACTGCTTAGTCTAAGGTGTGAAGTTATGAAAATATTTTCCGTATTCGCTCTGCTTATTTTGCTGTTGTCTATCAATTCGTTCGCCCAAAAAGGTCCGGCTGCGAAGGCTGTCCCCGAAAAAACGGTCACAGCCGTCGAGAGCACCCCTCTCGAACTTGCAAAGGCGGCGGTTGTAGCGCACGGGGGCGACAAACTTAAGAATCTGAAGTCGCTTCTACTTCGCGGGTCAGTCGAGGTTAACGGCGGATCCAGCATGATGACGATACCGGCAACATTTATGCTAGCGATCTCAGGCGACAAATATGTGTTTGAATTAAATAATCCCATTCAACCGCTAAAACAGATCTCGGACGGAAAAGACACATCGTCCAGCGGCTACCAATTACCGCCGATGACTAGCCTCGGATTTCCGCTTCTCATGAGAGTCGGCCAGACAGGTTACGTTGTTGCATCGCTTCCGGAAGCTACAAAGAATAAGAAGGGTTTTCGCATTACTACAGCTGAAGGTTTTTATACTGATTTTTTTGTCGATGAAAAGACGCGACAGATCAAGGGTTACGAATCAGCATACGATGTGGACGGCCGCACTGCGACTACATCGGTCGAGATCGATGAATTTCAAACGGTCGAAGGTGTGATCGTTCCCAAAAGATATTCGCAGAGGTTCGATCTTGGCCAAATCACGGCTTACGCAAACTTTAAGACAAAGGATATTTTGGTAAATTCGCAGATCGAAGACAGTGTCTTCGCAATCTCTAAGTGAGTTGCGGTGTTGGAATACACAAGCCCGCACATAAGTGAGGGCTACACATTCAAGTTGAGTGTTCCGCCCTTACTTACGTTCGGGCTTGTGCAAAGCGACTCGATTTCCACCAGTTGATCGTTTCTCTCAAACCCTCTTCCAGCCCAACCAGTACCGAATAGTCGAGACACTCGATCGCACGCCGGTTGTCGGCCTGCGAGTGTTTGACATCACCGTTCCGTGGCGGTTGATAATCGGCAACTGAGTCTGTGGTGTTCGTGATTGTTCTTAGGATGGTCAAAAGTTCATTAAGCGTGATCCGTTCGCCGTTCGCGACATTGATCGTCTCACCAATACCTACTTTCGTTTGAGCGGCTTTGATGTTTGCATTCACGACATTGGCAATATACGTAAAATCGCGAGACTGTTCGCCGTCACCATAAATTACCGGCATTTTTCCAGCCAGTAGAGCGTCGATGAAACGTGAGATCACACCGGAATACATCGAGGCAGGGTTTTGCTTCGGACCGAACACATTAAAATATCTGAGCGAGATAGTTTCAAGGCCGTAAACATTATTGAAAACGCGGCAATAATATTCGCCGGTCAATTTTGCCGCGGCATAAGGTGAAAGCGGGTCAGGAAGCATCGTTTCGACCTTTGGCAATATAGGCTGATCACCGTAAGCCGAACTCGAAGCGGCATAAATGAATCTTTTGACTCCAACGTTCCTTGCTTTGTTGAGAAGATTGAATGTTCCGTCAACGCACACACGATGTGTCTCAGCAGGATCTTCGACCGAACGCGGCACGCTGGGAAGAGCCGCCTCGTGAAAGACGATCTCGGCACCATCAATAGCTTTGCTCAGAGCGTCTTCATCGTTAATATCGCCTTCGATAAAATCAAAATCGCCTTTAATGTCTTCCAGGTTTTCACGAAATCCAGTCGTCAGGTCATCGATGATCGAAACGCGGGCACCCTGCCGGATCAATTCCGCGGCAAGATTTGATCCGATAAATCCTGCACCACCAGTGACTAGTACTTTGCTGGTAAACGCCATTCCTATCAATTCTTAACGACCTACCCCAACGTACTCAAAACCAAGCTCGCGCATATCGTCGGGTTCATATACGTTGCGAAGATCGGCAATCTTTGGTGCCTTTAAAAGTTTCTTCACCCTTTCCATATCGAGCGCTCTGAACTGGTTCCATTCTGTGATGATGACCATCATATCCGCTCCGGTGATCGCATCGTATTCATCAACTGCATACTCGATATCGGGCAGGACGTGTTTCGCCTCGGCCATAGCGACCGGATCATATGCCTTTACAGAGGCACCACGTTTTATTAATTCCTTAATAATGTCGGTCGCGGGCGATTCGCGCATGTCGTCGGTTTCCGGCTTGAACGAGAGGCCGAGAACGCCGATCTGCTTGCCGGTCAGCCCGCCTGCCATTTTCTCGATCTTAGGGATCATTGCGTCGCGCTGTCGCTCGTTCGCTTCGATAACAGCATCGACGATCAAGGTTTCGACCCCAAATTGATCTGCAACGGTCGTCAATGCTCGAGTATCTTTTGGAAAACATGAACCGCCATAACCTGGTCCTGGATGCAAAAACTTGCGGCCAATTCGATTGTCCATTCCCATGCCGCGGGCGACATCGTGAACATCGCAACCGATCGCATCGCACAGATTGGCGACCTCATTAATAAACGTGATCTTTGTCGCGAGAAACGCGTTTGCGGCGTATTTGATAAGTTCCGCAGCTTCGAGCGAGGTAATGATGATCGGAGTTTCGATAAGGTAGAGCGGCCTGTAGAGATCCTTCATCACCTCGATGGCTCTAGGCTCGTTGCTGCCTATGACGACGCGGTCGGGGCGCATAAAATCGGTGATCGCAGCACCTTCACGGAGAAATTCCGGATTGGAAGCCACGCCGAATTCAGTCGGAGTAGCCACATTTTCGCCGACAAACTCTTTTAGCCATTTTCCGGTCCCGACAGGAACGGTCGATTTTGTGACCAATACCTTGTAACCGTTCATCGCATTGGCGACATCCTTTGCCGCCTGACGATAATAGCTCATGTCGGGCGTTCCATCTTCTTGCGGCGGAGTGCCAACAGCAAGGAAGACTACCAGAGCTTTTTCAACCGCGCTTTTAATGTCAGTCGTAAAGTGAAGGCGGCCAGCCTCAACATTCTTCTCAACTATGGCATCCAATCCAGGCTCATAGATGGGAATTACGCCCTTATTCAGCTTTTCGACCTTAGCAATATCAACATCAACACAGGTGACGTCAACGCCAAACTCTGCAAAACATGCCCCAGTAACTAAACCTACATATCCGGTTCCAATAACAGCTATATTCATAACTTATAAAAATAACAGTAATATCGATCTTGTTCCAGAATTCACAAGTATAAACAAAATTATGCGGGCCATATATAAAACATGACCCGCATTTCGGTACAAGAGAAAATATCAAATTAGGAGTTGGTACTGATAACAGGACCACCGCTGCCATCGGTATCATCTTCCTGAGTAGCCAAGAAAATTGCAACACCTGCACCGCCAGCCGCTAAAAGAAGCAGCCAAGGCAAGCCCGCTATCGCCGGACCTGGAACTGAATTAGGACGCAGACACGGAGCACAGCCTTTCTGTACGAGATTACCCGCAACAGCAGACGTTCCTGCAACTACCTGTTTGTCTGTAGAACCGATCTTCATGGTGACAAGTCCCGTTGTCGTATCAACGTGAGTGTGTGAACACTCAACATGAACGAGGAAGTTATCAGCTTGTGACGAATCCGCTATAACCGTTGCATCTCTCGTAGTAACAGTCGCGGCAACGCCTGCTGACGTTGACACGCGAGTCTGGCCCTCGGCCAAGGTTGCGACGATGCTGCCTGCGGAGAATATCAGTGTCACATTCGAATCGGCAAGCACTTCAACGCGGCCGAGTTTTCCGAGGCTGACAACTGCACTTGAACCAGCGCCGGCAGCGATCACCGCGCCGGAAAGTATGGTTGAACTAGAAACGGCAGGCTGTCCGTTCACGGTCACCTGACCGGTAACTGTGATCTCCCCTGTTTGATCGACTGGTAACGCAAATGCGACCATTGAATATACGCACCAGACCGCAGCGGCCGTAGTTAATGTAACAAACTTATGAAATTTATTTTTGCCCAGCATGTGACTTAATCTCCTCCTGAATCGAATCCTATATAAAAACATTACCTTGCGGCTATGCCTTTCGGCAATTCCGTTTGCAAGAAAGTATAAAACTAATTAGTTCACGGGGCTAACAGTCACACCCGTACCAAACTTGTTCTCGTTGGTCTGTGACGTTGCCAGAACAATACCCGTAACCGCTCCGCCAAAGATCAGAGCATAAACCCACCAGTTGTTGCTGGATGTTCCCGCTGCCGAATTGTTTGACGCTGTTGCTGAACCCGCAGTTGCCGTCTCACCCGCATTGAGCGTTACAACTTCACCGTTTACGGTTTTAACGCTAACACTCTTCGCAGCATTGAGAACCGAAATGCTTCCAGATGCGAGGTCACCGCTAATGCCATCATTATCGAAAGATAAAGTAAATGTGGTGTCTGAGCCAAGCTGAACGCGTCCGGTCTGGCCTAGGTTAATGATCGCTCCGGCGCCTTCGGGCGTCGAGATCGTGCTGGATGAAAAAATCGTGCGGCCGCTTTTAACAGCTTCGCCGTTAACTGTAACTACAGAAGTTTCGCTCGTTCCCGTAACCACTATCTCACCGGATGCCCGTCTTGCTCCGC is a window of Chloracidobacterium sp. DNA encoding:
- a CDS encoding HAD family phosphatase, which gives rise to MIKAILMDFNGVIINDEPVQMRAYQEVLKEESIDLTEADYLASLGMDDRTFVEAAFKRAGKSIEKVDVEEIVAAKSAKWKTIVDADLPLFEGIGDFVEKMAQEFALGIVSMAGWNEINFVLDKSGLAKHFSTIVSAADVSKCKPDPECFRIGFRQLDAVRTSQGHLPMTHGECLVIEDSPPGIVGARNADLPALGVTNTVSAAQLRAAGAMAVATDLRDWMPESIRRVFV
- a CDS encoding FAD-binding oxidoreductase; translated protein: MQVKTQMDDLQNYLTDASNMQGGYAVKLFIPESAEEIAQIIREANESKTPVTISGARTGTVGGAIPFGGYVVSLEKLNKIEINEDLRSATVGSGVILADLQKEVDAEGLFYPPDPTEWSCQIGGTVATNASGARSFKYGATRNYVKRLKVVLADGQILELRRGEFTADDNGWIALTTKIGEIRVKAPTYERPNVRKNVSGYFNESPLDAVDLFVGSEGTLGVITEIELTLLRKPEGFFSGIVFFEREADLLKFVESAKTSSISNRRSEISNSIDAALIEYFDAHALNFISENFPETPGEMAGAIFFEQETTAETEDLLLEAWNALLEKHNADLERSWFTTNEQDREKMRAFRHALPVAVNERISKYKQRKVGTDMAVPDANFGSFLRYYKVTLEASGIDHVIFGHIGDCHLHANMLPKNAEEAEKARHIYSRCIAQAIMLGGTVSAEHGIGKLKLKYLAAMMGERYLNEMAEVKRALDPNGILGRGNMFDEKYIN
- the uvrB gene encoding excinuclease ABC subunit UvrB, whose protein sequence is MQFRLISENTPKGDQPEAIRQIVEGLNDGVKNQVLLGITGSGKTFTIANVIAKTQRPTLVLAHNKTLAAQLYQEFKTFFPENSVEYFVSYYDYYQPEAYVPAADLYIEKEATVNEEIDRLRLSATRALFERRDVIVVASVSCIYGLGDPDAYFGMLIFIEPGMKIKREEFLQKLVELQYERVNIDFERGVFRVRGDVVELYPSYQDQAYRIEFWGDEIDAIYTIDPLLGEVVKKHESRVPIYPKTHYVMSRPVIKRAIQTIRAELEIHEEFLVKEGKVVEAQRLHQRTMYDLEMIKEMGFCRGIENYSRHLTGKLPGEPPPTLLDYLPDNALMVIDESHQTVPQLGAMFKGDQSRKGTLVEYGFRLPSAKDNRPLNFQEFEERVGQTIYVSATPGPYELTKTEGEVIEQIIRPTGLLDPIVEVRPVKGQIDDLLEECRLRAERNERVLVTTLTKRMSENLSEYFAEVGVKVRYLHSDIVTLERIKILRDLRRGEYDVLVGINLLREGLDLPEVSLVAILDADKEGFLRSQSSLIQTMGRAARNSDGKAILYADKITKSMEYAISETERRRKIQEEYNTEHGITPTTIIKSIDATLVTAYEADYFKIPLDIDSIEEYSPKQLKETIAQLEADMRNAAKEMKFEQAAEIRDRLKYLRERELAVR
- a CDS encoding peroxiredoxin, yielding MSAIINTHNGNSLEGIAIGAAAPDFVLPDEQKREWRLSDHLGNVVVLLLYPQNETLVCTRQLCSVRDNWQNYLDTKAVIVGVSPATPEEHNSFSHSRSLPIPLLADGDRAVTRIYGKHWLYPINLTRAVVVIDAKGIVRNRDIMLRAFRPSDARLITDIYAARGDALNETYADLRNRISAFIRK
- a CDS encoding phosphoribosylaminoimidazolesuccinocarboxamide synthase, which translates into the protein MTGVNTIFESEIPGLHLLHRGKVRDVYEIDEDRLLLVTSDRISAFDCILPTLIPQKGVVLTQISAFWFDRLQSIVKNHLISANFDEITEIPDGHEELRGRSTLARRTQVFPVECVVRGFLEGSAWKDYLATGSVCGHELPPGLQQCEMLPEPIFTPATKAATGHDENIDFNFFCDIVGPETGRRLRDLSLEIYTAASMFASQTGIIIADTKFEFGRDRDGNVMLIDEVLTPDSSRFWAAKTYEPGHAQPSFDKQFVREYLETLDWDKTPPAPHLPNEVVAATSQRYLQAYKLLTGHDLTEI